The Rathayibacter caricis DSM 15933 genomic sequence GCCGGGTCCTTCTCGATCGTGCGGTACTCCTTGAGTGTGGTCGCTCCCACCAGGTGCAGCTCGCCGCGGGCCAGCCGGGGCTTGAGGATGTTGCCCGCGTCCATGCCGCCCTCGCCGGCACCACCGGCGCCGACGACGGTGTGCACCTCGTCGATGAAGACGATCAGCTCGCCCGAGCGGGCCGCGATCTCGTCCATCGTCTTCGTCAGGCGCTCCTCGAAGTCGCCGCGGTAGCGGGTGCCGGCGAGCATGCCGGGGAGGTCGAGGGAGACGACGCGCTTGTCGCGCAGCTGCTCCGGGACCTCGCCCGCCACGATCGCGCGGGCCAGGCACTCGACGATCGCGGTCTTGCCGACGCCGGCCTCCCCGACGAGCACCGGGTTGTTCTTGGTGCGCCGGCTGAGGATCTCGATGGTCTGCTCGATCTCGTCGGCGCGGCCGATCACCGGGTCGAGCTTCCCGTCGCGGGCGAGCTGCGTGAGGTCGGTGCCGTACGTGTCGAGCATCGGCGTCTCGGAGGCAGGCGTGCCGGTCTCCTGCTGCTGCTCCGGACCGGTGGTGACGGTCTCGCGCAGTCCCTGGGTGAGCGCCTCCGCCGTCACGCCGGCACGCGCCAGGACCTGCCCGGCGGGCGCGTCCTGACCGAGCACGAGCGCGAAGAAGAGGTGCTCGGGGTCGATGTAGGTCGATCCGCTCGAGCGGGCGACCTGGTAGCTGTGGAACAGCGCCCGCTGGGCGCTGGGCGTGATGGTGGCGGCGTTCGGCGACGCCTGCCCTTCGGCGGCCTGCGGCAGGCGCGCCTCCGTCGCGGTCGCGATCGCGCCGGGGTCGACGCCGATGCGCCGGACGGCCTGCGCGACGGCCTCGTCGTCGACGAGGACGCGCAGCACGTGCAGCGCGTCGAGCTCGGTCTGGCCGCGCTCGAGGGCGAAGCGTCCTGCGGACTGCAGGATGCTCTGGGTACGGGCGGTGAGGAATCGGCTGAGGTCGATGGACCGCGCCGCGCGGGCGCGCTCACCGTCGAGGTAGCGGGCGAGGAAGTCGTCGAACGAGCTCGCTCCGGCCTCGTTGAAGTTGTCGGGCACCAGTCCTCCTGAAGAGTTGAGTCACTTGCACTCAAGTTCAACGCGGAGGGGCGGATCCTATTCCCGGGTCTTCGCTGTACAGCTCCCCCCGCCCTCGGTACCGTCGAGTCATGAGCAGTGACGGAGGAGAGGTGCGTGCGCAGGAGCGCGCGAGACCGACGGCTCCGTCGCTGCAGGAGCTGCGAGCGCACCGCGAGGAACTGCTCGACCTGGCGTCTCGCTCCGGGATCACCTCGGTCGCCGTCTTCGGTTCGGTCGCGCGCGGCACATCGACGAGCGGCAGCGACATCGACCTGATCGTCGACGCCGAACCCGGCACGAGCTACTTCTCCCTCGCGGCCTTCGCTCTCGGCGCGGAAGCGCTTCTCGGTCGCTCCGTCGACGCCGTCTTCCGGTCAGGTCTGCGTCGAGGACGAGACGACGCCGTGCTCCGCGATGCGGTGCCTCTGTGACGGACCGATCGGCACGCTGGCTCGACCTGATCGTCGAGGACTGCGCGAGAGCCCAGGCCCTCGTCGATCGCGGGCGGGACGCCTTCGACGCGGACCCCGCACTCCCTCTGGCGTTCGAGGCGCTCGCGAATCGGATCGGCGACCTCGCGAAGCGGCTCGCGCACGACGATCCGCAGCGCTTCTCGGAAGCACTGTGGTCGATCGCCGCGAAAAACCGGGACTTCATCGTCCACCACTACGACGTCGTGGATCGCGACCGACTCTGGCTCACGGTGGCGACGGATTTCCCATCCGTCGCCGATCTCGCCCGCTCGAAGCGGGGCGAGAGCCGACTCGGTGATTGACAGCCGCGGGTGCTGAGCACGTGGAGATCGAGTTCGCCGCCGTCGTCGTCTTCTGGCGAGGGCCGGCGCCCTGGCACTTCGTGCGGGTTCCGGAGGAGCACGTCCCGGCGATCGCGGACGCCGCAGCGCACGTGTCCTACGGCTGGGGAATGATCCCCGCGACGGTCGTGCTCGGCTCGAGCACTTGGAGCACGTCGCTTTGGCCGAAGGACGGCGGCTACCTGGTGCCGCTCAAGACCGCGGCGCGCCGGGCGGAAGGCGTCGAGGTCGACTCCGCCGTCACCGTTCGCCTGCGCATCTGACGCCTCCCGGACGAGCGAGAGGGCACGACCGGAGTCGTGCCCTCTCTGTGCGCCGACGCGCCTTTCCTCCGGGGTGGGAGCTCTAGGGGACCGTGTAGCCGGCGGCGCGGAACATCTCGTACCACTCGGCCCGGGTCAGGGGGATGTCGGAGCCGAGTGCCGCGTCGTGCACGCGCTGCTCGTTGGTGGTGCCGAGCACGACCTGCATGTTCGCGGGGTGGCACGTGATCCATGCGGTCGCGATCGCGATCGCGGGCACGTCGTACTGCGCGGCGAGGCGGTCGATCACGGCGTTGAGCTCCGTGTACGCGGGGTTGTCGAGGAAGACGCCGGTGAAGAAGCCCGCCTGGAACGGCGACCACGCCTGCACGGTGATGTCGTTGAGACGGCAGTAGTCGACGATGCCGCCGTCGCGCATGATCGACTGGTCGAGCGCCGCCATGTTCGACGCGACTCCCTGCGCGATCAGCGGAGCGTGCGTGACCGAGAGCTGCAGCTGGTTCGCCACGATCGGCTGGTTCAGCGACTTCTTCAGCAACTCGATCTGGAACGGCGTGTGGTTCGAGACGCCGAAGTGCGTCACCTTGCCGGCGGCGTGCAGCTCGTCGAAGGCGCGGGCGACCTCGTCCGGCTCGACGAGCGCGTCGGGGCGGTGCAGGAGCAGCACGTCGATGCGGTCGGTCCGAAGAGCCTTCAGCGACCCCTCGACGGACTCGACGATGTGCTCGTAGGAGAAGTCGAAGTACGGGCCGTCGCCGACGATGCCGCACTTGGTCTGCAGCACGATCTCGTCGCGCTGGGACGGGGTGAGCTGCATCGCCTCGGCGAAGCGCTCCTCGCAGTGGTGCACGGCGTTGCCGTAGACGTCGGCGTGGTCGAAGAAGTCGATGCCGGAGTCGCGCGCGGTGCGCACGAGATCGCGGATGGCGTCGTCGATCATGTCGGGGATGCGCATGAGGCCGAGGACGACGTTCGGGGATTCGATGCCGGAGGCACCGAGGGGGACGTGCTTCAAGGGGGACTCCTTCGTCGGGTACTCCCCCACGGTAGGGGGGGCGGCTGAGTGGCGTCCAACAGCGGGTGCTGGTGCGATTCATGCGACGGAGTGGTCAATCCGGACGCTTGCTCGTCCCCCATCCCGGTGGCAGGGTGCCGTCATGACGATCGAGGTGCGCCCGGCGTCCGTCTTCGACGACGTCGCGACGATGAACGGGCCGAAGCGAGCGGATGCGAGCGTGTGCTGGTGCCTGAGCTACCGGCTGCGCTCCTCCACCGAGAACACCTCACTCCGCGGTCCTGCGCGGGGCGAACGGATGCGCGAACTGGTGGCGCAGGATCCCCCGCCGGGCGTGCTCGCCTACGACGGCGACGAGGTGGCGGGCTGGGCCGCCGTGCACCGCCACGCCGACACGAGCTACGCGAAGAACCGCAGGATCCCGCACGTCGACGACCTCGATGTGTGGACCGTCTGGTGCATCCGCGTCCGCCCGGGCTTCCGCCGCCGCGGCATCTCGCACGCCCTGCTCGCGGGAGCCGTCGACTTCGCTCGGTCTCACGGCGCTCCGGCGATCGAGGGCTACCCGGTCGACAACCACGGCGCGACGGTCGAGCAGACAATGGCGTACGTCGGGACCCGCGCCCTCTTCGAGCGCGCCGGCTTCTCCTGGGCAGCCGATACCACCTCCGTGCTGAACGGCTTCCCGCGGGTGCTGATGCGCCTGCCGCTCTGACATACCACGGCGATATGATGCGGTCGTGAACCTCGACCGCCTCCCTCTCGGTGCCGTCCTGCGGCGCGCCCGCGAGGACGTCGCGATGTCCCAGACGGCGCTCGCGGCCGCCGCCGGCCTGCGCCAGCCGAACATCGCCGCGATCGAAGCCGGGTCGCGACGCCCGAGCCCGGAACTGCTCGAGCGAGTCCTCCGGGCCGCCCGGCTCCGCCCGTCGATCGTCCTGGAGTACCTCGCCGACGACGTCCGGCAGCTCGCCGCGGACCACGGACTGAGCGACGTCCGGGTGTTCGGATCCGCTGCCCGGGGCTCGGACGACGAGCGGAGCGACATCGACCTGCTCGCCGCGGCGGATCCCTCCATCGACTTCCTCCGCCTGGCCGCGTTCCGCGGTCGCGCGGAGGAGCTCCTCGGATTCCCGGTGGACGTCGTGATCGACAGCCCTGACGACGACGTCGTGGCCGCGATCCGCCGCGAGGCGGTGCCGCTGTGACCGCGCCGGACGAGGGAGGCACGACGCCGAACCGCTTCACCGCCCGCCCCCGACGTCCCGCCGACGACACCGACAAGCGCTCCCGGCTGATCCTCGAGGCGGATCGGCTCCTCTCCCGCCTCGATCGTGCCGCCCGGGACGGCGAGGCCGAGTTCGTCCGCCCGGTGTCGGACAGCAGGGACATCGGCGCGCTCGCCCTGATCACTCTCGCCGAGTTGGTGCA encodes the following:
- a CDS encoding nucleotidyltransferase family protein, whose amino-acid sequence is MSSDGGEVRAQERARPTAPSLQELRAHREELLDLASRSGITSVAVFGSVARGTSTSGSDIDLIVDAEPGTSYFSLAAFALGAEALLGRSVDAVFRSGLRRGRDDAVLRDAVPL
- a CDS encoding HepT-like ribonuclease domain-containing protein is translated as MTDRSARWLDLIVEDCARAQALVDRGRDAFDADPALPLAFEALANRIGDLAKRLAHDDPQRFSEALWSIAAKNRDFIVHHYDVVDRDRLWLTVATDFPSVADLARSKRGESRLGD
- a CDS encoding DUF1905 domain-containing protein translates to MEIEFAAVVVFWRGPAPWHFVRVPEEHVPAIADAAAHVSYGWGMIPATVVLGSSTWSTSLWPKDGGYLVPLKTAARRAEGVEVDSAVTVRLRI
- a CDS encoding aldo/keto reductase; translated protein: MKHVPLGASGIESPNVVLGLMRIPDMIDDAIRDLVRTARDSGIDFFDHADVYGNAVHHCEERFAEAMQLTPSQRDEIVLQTKCGIVGDGPYFDFSYEHIVESVEGSLKALRTDRIDVLLLHRPDALVEPDEVARAFDELHAAGKVTHFGVSNHTPFQIELLKKSLNQPIVANQLQLSVTHAPLIAQGVASNMAALDQSIMRDGGIVDYCRLNDITVQAWSPFQAGFFTGVFLDNPAYTELNAVIDRLAAQYDVPAIAIATAWITCHPANMQVVLGTTNEQRVHDAALGSDIPLTRAEWYEMFRAAGYTVP
- a CDS encoding GNAT family N-acetyltransferase — protein: MTIEVRPASVFDDVATMNGPKRADASVCWCLSYRLRSSTENTSLRGPARGERMRELVAQDPPPGVLAYDGDEVAGWAAVHRHADTSYAKNRRIPHVDDLDVWTVWCIRVRPGFRRRGISHALLAGAVDFARSHGAPAIEGYPVDNHGATVEQTMAYVGTRALFERAGFSWAADTTSVLNGFPRVLMRLPL
- a CDS encoding XRE family transcriptional regulator — protein: MNLDRLPLGAVLRRAREDVAMSQTALAAAAGLRQPNIAAIEAGSRRPSPELLERVLRAARLRPSIVLEYLADDVRQLAADHGLSDVRVFGSAARGSDDERSDIDLLAAADPSIDFLRLAAFRGRAEELLGFPVDVVIDSPDDDVVAAIRREAVPL
- a CDS encoding HepT-like ribonuclease domain-containing protein, translating into MTAPDEGGTTPNRFTARPRRPADDTDKRSRLILEADRLLSRLDRAARDGEAEFVRPVSDSRDIGALALITLAELVHRDLPAAVVAQLPSDAVEGLRATRNIAAHHYSALDNERLWATVTEHAPALLRTIRAALLDG